In Marinicella rhabdoformis, a genomic segment contains:
- the nhaB gene encoding sodium/proton antiporter NhaB, producing MPLFNNLDGDTVLKVAFNEFLGNSPKWFKMTILGFLVACYPLNLVLGPTIMGWAFIAMFIMTLALALKCYPLQSGGLLALAILALGLTTPETVWHEINQNLGVIMLLVFMVSFIYFMQPLLIFLFGKILMKVRNKVVLSLMFSVAAAVLSAFLDALTVMAVLITVFGALYGVYEKVHSTMNIDYDDNDIKDRQQLGGDTLAEFRSFIRSLIMHGAVGTALGGVCTQVGEPQNLLISEKMGWDFVTFASQMAHVTVPVFFAGLATLIVLELTGKFGFGAKLDDGVRAILENYLKEQDEKRTAKDNYSLVVQGICGILLIVGLYLHFMEVGLVGLSLLVVITALTGVTEEHRIGHAFEESLPFVSLLCIFFVVVGMIHDLHLFTPVIEQVLAMDLNLQPQAFFLANGVLSAISDNVFVATVYINEVQLAFEQGRISREHFETLAVAINTGTNLPSVATPNGQAAFLFLLTSALAPAIKLGYMRMVWMALPYTIVLTIVGFIFQ from the coding sequence ATGCCGCTATTTAATAATCTTGATGGAGATACCGTGTTAAAAGTCGCATTTAATGAGTTTTTAGGTAACAGCCCTAAATGGTTTAAAATGACCATTCTTGGGTTTTTAGTTGCCTGTTATCCCTTAAACTTAGTTCTAGGGCCCACAATAATGGGCTGGGCATTCATTGCCATGTTCATCATGACCTTGGCTTTGGCTTTAAAATGTTACCCACTGCAATCTGGTGGTTTATTGGCCCTTGCCATATTGGCCTTAGGCCTGACCACACCAGAAACCGTCTGGCATGAAATAAACCAAAACTTGGGTGTCATCATGTTGTTGGTATTCATGGTGAGTTTCATCTACTTCATGCAGCCTTTGTTGATTTTCCTTTTTGGTAAAATATTAATGAAAGTGCGCAACAAAGTGGTCTTGTCTTTGATGTTCTCTGTTGCTGCTGCTGTCTTGTCAGCTTTCTTGGATGCCTTGACTGTTATGGCGGTGTTGATCACCGTATTCGGTGCCTTGTATGGTGTGTATGAGAAAGTGCATTCAACCATGAACATCGATTATGATGACAATGACATCAAAGACCGTCAGCAATTGGGTGGTGACACTTTGGCTGAGTTTCGTTCATTCATTCGTTCATTGATCATGCACGGTGCTGTAGGTACGGCTTTGGGTGGCGTATGTACACAAGTAGGCGAGCCACAAAACTTGTTGATCAGTGAAAAGATGGGCTGGGATTTCGTGACTTTTGCATCGCAAATGGCACATGTCACCGTTCCTGTTTTCTTTGCAGGATTGGCTACCTTAATCGTTTTGGAATTGACCGGAAAATTTGGCTTTGGCGCTAAATTAGATGATGGCGTTCGTGCCATTTTAGAAAATTATTTGAAAGAACAAGACGAAAAGCGCACCGCCAAAGACAACTATTCATTAGTGGTTCAAGGCATTTGTGGTATTTTGCTGATCGTTGGTTTGTATTTACACTTTATGGAAGTGGGACTGGTTGGTCTTTCACTGTTAGTCGTCATCACCGCACTAACTGGAGTAACTGAAGAGCATCGAATTGGTCATGCTTTTGAAGAATCACTGCCATTCGTCTCATTGCTTTGTATTTTCTTTGTTGTGGTTGGCATGATTCATGACTTACATTTGTTCACGCCTGTGATTGAACAGGTTTTAGCAATGGATTTAAACCTACAGCCTCAAGCCTTCTTCTTAGCCAATGGCGTCTTATCTGCGATTTCTGATAATGTGTTCGTAGCAACGGTATACATCAATGAAGTGCAACTGGCGTTTGAACAAGGTCGCATTTCACGTGAACATTTTGAAACATTGGCTGTGGCCATCAACACAGGTACTAACTTACCTTCTGTAGCCACACCTAATGGTCAAGCGGCCTTCTTATTCTTATTGACCTCTGCATTGGCACCCGCTATTAAATTAGGGTACATGCGCATGGTTTGGATGGCTTTGCCATACACCATTGTTTTGACAATTGTTGGCTTTATATTCCAATAA